Proteins from one Nitrobacteraceae bacterium AZCC 2146 genomic window:
- a CDS encoding plastocyanin (product_source=COG3794; cath_funfam=2.60.40.420; cleavage_site_network=SignalP-noTM; cog=COG3794; pfam=PF00127; superfamily=49503; transmembrane_helix_parts=Outside_1_4,TMhelix_5_22,Inside_23_106) — MHKPALIALLILGGLSAAAYAANQTVRQHGRMFSTESVTIRKGETLIFQNDDNVPHNIASVSKGNEFNLGSQPPGASTDVTFTEVGDVQVICAIHPRMKMTVKITN; from the coding sequence ATGCACAAGCCAGCTCTGATCGCTCTTCTCATCCTTGGTGGCCTGTCGGCCGCAGCTTACGCCGCCAATCAGACGGTCCGACAACACGGCCGCATGTTTTCGACCGAGAGCGTCACCATCAGGAAGGGTGAGACGCTCATTTTCCAGAATGACGACAACGTGCCCCACAACATCGCATCGGTGAGCAAGGGCAACGAGTTCAATCTCGGGTCGCAGCCTCCCGGTGCGTCGACCGACGTCACCTTCACCGAAGTCGGGGATGTGCAAGTGATCTGCGCCATCCATCCGCGAATGAAGATGACGGTGAAGATTACGAACTAA
- a CDS encoding cytochrome c peroxidase (product_source=KO:K00428; cath_funfam=1.10.760.10; cog=COG1858; ko=KO:K00428; pfam=PF03150; smart=SM00261; superfamily=46626; transmembrane_helix_parts=Outside_1_14,TMhelix_15_37,Inside_38_361), with amino-acid sequence MPEPGFSRSTLLGSAVAAAIVFMGCVADICFAAAIVGETRYAKINPDTATSLEGIKAEYRRPALIPFPKENPYTPEKASLGKKLYFDTRLSVTSAQSCASCHNPGFGWGDGLAVGVGHGMAKLARRSPTIVNAAWGEIFMWDGRAASLEEQALGPIQSSGEMNMPIEQLMERLASIAEYKSIFAAVFPNEGMSAKTLADAIATFERTIVSERAPFDLWLEGNEQAISEEAKRGLVVFNTKGQCSSCHEGWNFTDDGFQDIGLPGADVGRGQFLPGILKMKHAFKTPGLREISRRGPYMHDGSVATLEEVIEHYDRGGVVRPSRSDLIKPLGLTSQEKSELVAFLKTLNSHLNPTALPDLPR; translated from the coding sequence ATGCCTGAACCTGGTTTCAGTCGCTCAACCTTGCTGGGCTCCGCGGTCGCTGCGGCGATCGTCTTCATGGGCTGCGTTGCAGACATCTGCTTTGCTGCGGCGATTGTCGGAGAGACGCGTTACGCAAAAATCAACCCGGACACAGCGACCAGCCTCGAGGGGATAAAGGCGGAATACCGCCGTCCCGCTCTGATCCCATTCCCGAAGGAAAATCCTTATACGCCGGAGAAGGCGTCGCTTGGCAAAAAGCTGTACTTCGATACGCGTCTTTCGGTGACCTCGGCACAGTCCTGCGCGAGCTGTCATAACCCCGGCTTCGGTTGGGGCGACGGATTGGCGGTCGGCGTCGGCCACGGCATGGCCAAACTGGCCCGGCGCTCGCCGACCATCGTCAACGCCGCATGGGGAGAAATTTTCATGTGGGACGGCCGGGCCGCAAGCCTCGAGGAGCAGGCGCTCGGCCCGATTCAATCTTCCGGTGAGATGAACATGCCGATCGAGCAGCTCATGGAGCGTCTTGCCTCGATCGCAGAATACAAGTCGATTTTTGCGGCGGTTTTTCCGAACGAGGGCATGAGCGCCAAGACGCTTGCCGACGCGATCGCGACTTTTGAGCGGACGATTGTCTCCGAACGAGCGCCGTTCGACCTCTGGCTCGAGGGAAACGAGCAGGCCATCTCCGAGGAGGCAAAGCGCGGCCTTGTGGTCTTCAACACCAAGGGTCAATGCTCGTCGTGTCACGAGGGGTGGAATTTCACTGATGACGGATTCCAGGATATCGGCCTACCAGGCGCCGATGTCGGTCGCGGCCAATTCCTGCCCGGCATTCTCAAGATGAAGCATGCCTTCAAGACACCGGGACTGCGCGAGATCTCCCGCCGCGGTCCCTACATGCACGACGGATCGGTCGCGACGCTTGAAGAGGTGATCGAACATTACGACCGCGGCGGTGTCGTCCGGCCGAGCCGCTCCGACCTCATCAAGCCGCTCGGTCTCACGTCACAGGAGAAGTCCGAATTGGTTGCGTTCCTGAAGACTCTGAACAGCCACCTCAATCCAACCGCCCTTCCGGATCTTCCGCGCTGA
- a CDS encoding H+/gluconate symporter-like permease (product_source=COG2610; cog=COG2610; pfam=PF02447; transmembrane_helix_parts=Inside_1_2,TMhelix_3_20,Outside_21_23,TMhelix_24_46,Inside_47_52,TMhelix_53_75,Outside_76_99,TMhelix_100_122,Inside_123_141,TMhelix_142_164,Outside_165_178,TMhelix_179_201,Inside_202_258,TMhelix_259_281,Outside_282_300,TMhelix_301_323,Inside_324_343,TMhelix_344_366,Outside_367_380,TMhelix_381_403,Inside_404_461,TMhelix_462_484,Outside_485_487) produces the protein MTLLGLLGILIGLGLLIAFAFRGWSVLLLAPLAALIAALFSREPLLAHWTQTFMASAAGFLAQFFPLFLLGALFGKLMEDSGSVAAIANFMTQRLGPQRAVLAVVLAGALVTYGGVSLFVAFFVLAPMAQELFRAAGIPRRLMPAAIVLGTSTFTMSALPGTPSIQNAIPMPFFGTTPFAAPGLGILASLIMLGFGLWWLNRQEAIARKNGESFGDGAPMPSDRLATDEKLRERAIAAREFDPAEIMHGKAAGVPAPAMLAALPLIVVIVVNLAMSLFILPALDTRFLAEARWGETSLAAVGGVWAVITALACAILTVLAVSHRRLPALRATMDAGANASVLPAMSVASLVGFGAVVAAMPAFTVVRDAVLGIGGGPLVSLAVATNVLAALTGSASGGLTIALDALGATYMTRAAEIGLDPALLHRVAVIGSGTLDSLPHNGAVVTLLAVCGSTHRDSYRDIVVVGIIGALVALAAVIALGSVAGSF, from the coding sequence ATGACCTTGTTAGGGCTTCTCGGTATTCTGATCGGGCTCGGCCTGCTGATCGCGTTCGCCTTCCGGGGCTGGAGCGTGCTGCTGCTGGCGCCGCTCGCGGCCTTGATCGCGGCGCTGTTTTCGCGGGAGCCACTGCTGGCCCACTGGACCCAGACTTTCATGGCCAGCGCGGCAGGCTTTCTGGCGCAGTTCTTTCCGCTGTTTCTGCTTGGCGCGCTGTTCGGCAAGCTGATGGAAGACAGTGGCTCGGTCGCCGCGATCGCGAACTTCATGACACAGCGGCTCGGCCCGCAGCGGGCCGTACTGGCGGTGGTGCTCGCCGGCGCGCTCGTCACTTATGGCGGGGTCAGTCTGTTCGTCGCCTTCTTCGTGCTGGCACCGATGGCGCAGGAGTTGTTCCGCGCGGCTGGCATCCCGCGGCGCCTGATGCCGGCGGCAATTGTGCTCGGCACCTCGACCTTCACCATGTCGGCGCTGCCCGGTACGCCGTCGATTCAGAACGCGATCCCGATGCCGTTCTTCGGCACCACACCCTTTGCTGCGCCCGGCCTCGGCATTCTGGCATCGCTGATCATGCTCGGCTTCGGCCTGTGGTGGCTCAATCGCCAAGAGGCGATCGCAAGGAAGAACGGCGAAAGCTTTGGCGACGGCGCGCCCATGCCCTCCGACCGTCTCGCCACCGATGAAAAGTTGCGCGAGCGCGCCATCGCCGCGCGCGAGTTCGACCCGGCGGAGATCATGCACGGCAAGGCGGCCGGCGTGCCAGCTCCGGCCATGCTCGCCGCGCTGCCCCTGATTGTGGTGATTGTCGTCAATCTGGCAATGTCGCTGTTCATCCTGCCGGCACTCGATACGCGCTTTCTCGCCGAAGCCCGCTGGGGCGAGACGTCGCTCGCCGCTGTTGGCGGCGTGTGGGCCGTGATCACGGCACTTGCATGCGCGATTCTGACCGTGCTCGCGGTCAGCCATCGGCGACTGCCGGCGCTGCGCGCGACCATGGACGCCGGCGCCAACGCCTCGGTATTGCCGGCGATGAGCGTGGCGAGCCTGGTCGGCTTCGGCGCCGTGGTGGCGGCGATGCCTGCCTTCACGGTGGTGCGCGATGCCGTGCTCGGCATCGGCGGCGGACCGCTGGTGTCGCTGGCAGTCGCCACCAACGTGCTCGCAGCCCTGACCGGCTCGGCGTCGGGCGGGCTGACCATCGCGCTCGACGCGCTCGGGGCGACCTACATGACGCGCGCGGCGGAGATAGGGCTCGATCCCGCGCTACTGCATCGCGTCGCGGTGATCGGTTCGGGCACGCTCGATAGCCTGCCGCACAATGGCGCGGTAGTCACGTTGCTCGCGGTCTGCGGATCGACGCACCGAGACAGCTATCGCGACATCGTTGTGGTCGGCATCATCGGCGCCCTTGTGGCGCTTGCCGCCGTCATCGCGCTCGGCTCGGTGGCGGGTTCGTTCTGA
- a CDS encoding NTE family protein (product_source=KO:K07001; cog=COG1752; ko=KO:K07001; pfam=PF01734; superfamily=52151) codes for MDETVREQVLVDLALQGGGSHGAFTWGVLDRLIQEPWLRIEAISGTSAGAMNAALVADGWTQGGAEGARAALEAYWRRVSQAAAFSPLQRSPLDRLMGRWTLDTSPAYIAMDLMARVVSPYDLNPLGLNPLRAILAESIDFDRLARAPIRLFVTATNVRTGRGRIFRNKEITAEVLLASACLPTMFHAIEIDGEPYWDGGYAGNPTLTPLVRESDAHDTILVQINPRERPEPPRTANEILNRLNEISFNSPLMKELRMMALLRQVADPGHGEGARWAGMRTHRIMTDALADFGASSKLNAEWAFVSLLKEEGRKSADAFLNAHGEDIGKRSTADLDALLAEC; via the coding sequence ATGGACGAGACAGTGCGCGAACAGGTTCTGGTGGACCTCGCTTTGCAGGGCGGTGGCTCCCACGGCGCGTTCACCTGGGGCGTGCTCGATCGGCTGATCCAGGAGCCGTGGCTGCGGATCGAGGCGATCTCCGGTACGTCGGCGGGCGCGATGAATGCAGCGTTGGTGGCGGACGGATGGACGCAAGGCGGCGCCGAAGGCGCGCGGGCGGCGCTCGAGGCCTATTGGCGGCGCGTGTCGCAGGCTGCGGCGTTCAGCCCGCTGCAGCGCTCACCGCTCGACCGGCTGATGGGCCGCTGGACCCTCGACACGTCGCCCGCCTATATCGCCATGGACCTGATGGCCCGCGTGGTTTCGCCCTATGATCTCAATCCGCTCGGCCTCAACCCGCTGCGCGCCATCCTCGCCGAAAGCATCGATTTCGACCGACTGGCCCGCGCACCGATCAGGCTGTTCGTCACCGCGACCAATGTGCGCACCGGCCGCGGCCGCATCTTCCGCAACAAGGAGATCACGGCCGAGGTGTTACTCGCTTCGGCCTGCCTGCCGACCATGTTCCATGCGATCGAGATCGACGGTGAACCTTACTGGGATGGCGGCTATGCCGGCAATCCGACGCTGACGCCGCTGGTGCGCGAAAGCGACGCGCATGACACCATTTTGGTGCAGATCAATCCGCGCGAACGGCCGGAGCCGCCGCGCACGGCAAACGAGATCCTCAACCGGCTCAACGAGATTTCCTTCAACTCGCCGCTGATGAAGGAATTGCGCATGATGGCGCTGCTGCGCCAGGTGGCGGACCCCGGACACGGCGAAGGCGCGCGCTGGGCCGGAATGCGCACGCACCGGATCATGACCGACGCGCTCGCGGACTTCGGTGCGTCGTCGAAGCTCAACGCCGAGTGGGCGTTCGTCTCACTGCTGAAAGAAGAGGGCCGCAAGAGCGCCGACGCATTCCTCAACGCCCACGGCGAGGATATCGGAAAGCGGTCCACCGCCGACCTCGACGCGCTGCTTGCAGAGTGCTGA
- a CDS encoding putative membrane protein (product_source=KO:K08992; cog=COG5416; ko=KO:K08992; superfamily=52467; transmembrane_helix_parts=Inside_1_2,TMhelix_3_25,Outside_26_39,TMhelix_40_62,Inside_63_77) yields the protein MRWIYLAVIILFAAATIIFALQNFEIVTMSFLGFNARVPLALLVAVAYLLGAATGGSLFALLRRSYEESRRGLTGSS from the coding sequence ATGCGCTGGATCTACCTCGCCGTCATCATTCTGTTCGCCGCCGCGACGATCATCTTCGCGCTGCAGAACTTCGAGATCGTCACCATGTCCTTTCTCGGCTTCAATGCCCGCGTGCCGCTCGCGCTGCTGGTCGCCGTCGCCTACCTCTTGGGCGCGGCGACCGGCGGCAGCTTGTTCGCGCTGCTGCGTCGATCTTACGAAGAGTCGAGGCGAGGCCTTACGGGCTCGTCCTGA
- a CDS encoding uncharacterized membrane protein HdeD (DUF308 family) (product_source=COG3247; cog=COG3247; pfam=PF03729; transmembrane_helix_parts=Inside_1_23,TMhelix_24_46,Outside_47_49,TMhelix_50_72,Inside_73_78,TMhelix_79_98,Outside_99_102,TMhelix_103_125,Inside_126_136,TMhelix_137_159,Outside_160_163,TMhelix_164_186,Inside_187_191) has translation MTNTLGTMGDPQAGSDTAPLRAKSGWIIALGVVYLIAGFIALGSVMMATVASVLIVGVMMIIAGVAEVFSAFQIKSWGKFLLWVLLGVLYIVAGFVTFQNPLLAAVLLTLILGASLVASGIMRIILAFSMKRERPWIWVVLSGVITLLLGLLILARWPVSSLYILGLFLGIDLIMAGAGWIGVGFGLRRGR, from the coding sequence ATGACCAATACTTTGGGCACAATGGGAGATCCACAAGCCGGTTCGGATACGGCGCCGCTACGCGCCAAGTCGGGCTGGATCATCGCACTCGGCGTCGTCTATCTCATCGCCGGGTTTATCGCGCTTGGCAGCGTTATGATGGCGACCGTCGCGAGCGTCCTCATCGTCGGTGTGATGATGATCATCGCCGGCGTCGCCGAAGTGTTCAGCGCCTTCCAGATCAAGAGCTGGGGCAAATTCCTGCTCTGGGTCCTGCTCGGTGTGCTCTACATTGTCGCCGGCTTCGTCACGTTCCAGAATCCGCTGCTCGCCGCCGTGCTGCTCACCCTCATTCTCGGCGCATCGCTGGTGGCCTCGGGCATCATGCGGATCATCCTGGCCTTCAGCATGAAACGGGAACGGCCATGGATCTGGGTGGTGCTGTCCGGTGTGATCACGCTGCTGCTCGGCCTCTTGATTTTGGCGCGATGGCCGGTTTCGAGCCTCTATATCCTCGGCCTGTTCCTTGGCATCGATCTCATCATGGCCGGCGCCGGCTGGATCGGAGTGGGCTTCGGCTTGCGCCGCGGTCGTTGA
- a CDS encoding NAD(P)H dehydrogenase (quinone) (product_source=KO:K00355; cath_funfam=3.40.50.360; cog=COG2249; ko=KO:K00355; pfam=PF02525; smart=SM00567; superfamily=52218) produces the protein MTKRPVQSAYGLPDRNSMRILYIYCHPLPESFHAGIRAKALEALKAAGHEVDLLDLYVEKFDPVLSEEARRYYHDTSRNQMGLESYIARLQRAEVLVVQFPTWCFSMPAMLKGFLDRMIMPGVAFDIGDPAHVKPMLGNIRRIIGIVTYGRPRYMALWMSDPPRKIVKRYMRWFTGGNAQVDYHALYHLNVATDAQRVAFIGRVAKALGRLGT, from the coding sequence ATGACGAAGCGGCCCGTGCAGAGCGCGTACGGGTTGCCGGATAGAAATTCCATGCGCATCCTCTACATTTACTGCCATCCTCTGCCTGAAAGCTTTCACGCTGGAATCCGGGCCAAGGCGTTGGAGGCGCTGAAGGCCGCCGGGCACGAAGTCGATCTGCTCGATCTCTATGTCGAGAAGTTCGATCCGGTGCTGTCGGAGGAGGCGCGGCGGTACTACCACGACACTTCGCGCAATCAGATGGGGCTGGAAAGCTACATCGCGCGGCTTCAGAGAGCCGAGGTGCTGGTAGTGCAGTTCCCCACCTGGTGCTTCAGCATGCCGGCGATGCTCAAAGGCTTCCTCGACCGCATGATCATGCCCGGCGTGGCCTTCGACATCGGCGATCCGGCGCACGTCAAGCCGATGCTCGGCAACATCAGACGCATCATCGGCATCGTCACCTATGGGCGACCGCGCTACATGGCGCTGTGGATGAGCGATCCGCCACGGAAGATCGTGAAACGCTACATGCGCTGGTTCACCGGCGGAAACGCGCAGGTGGATTACCACGCGCTCTATCATCTTAACGTGGCGACAGATGCCCAGCGCGTCGCCTTCATCGGCCGCGTGGCGAAGGCGCTGGGGCGGCTCGGCACCTAG
- a CDS encoding cytosine deaminase (product_source=KO:K01485; cath_funfam=2.30.40.10,3.20.20.140; cog=COG0402; ko=KO:K01485; pfam=PF07969; superfamily=51338,51556) translates to MTVYFADIAWSDAPRYWLVNARVPVCLLADPAALANKDQEGVVRADLLISDGKIACIAPVGGVSDDGVARVDLGGRQVWPTLIDMHAHLDKGHSIERNPNVDGTFNNARLAAAADRPNWTAADLRRRMGFGLRCAHAYGVSAIRTHIDTYQDTAERSWRVLREMRAEWAGKVDLQAVSLCPLELLMDSFGDRVAEIVKESGGLIGGVTRPAIGTHGSTSANIDAQLDRLFALAIRYDLKIDLHIDETGDPTATTLPFVARAALRHGYKGRVVCGHCCSLAVQSESEVDRTLDLLAEAQIGIVTLPTVNMYLQDRQRGRTPRWRGVTVVHEMLRRGIRVAAAGDNCRDSFYAYGDHDMVDTFRQAVRILHFDHPLAQAPSLVGAMPSRIAKFDGHGLIATGASARLIVFNARSINEIVSRPQTDRVVIECGKRLAVRAPDYSELWEHDEAARAERVRVAG, encoded by the coding sequence ATGACAGTTTATTTCGCTGACATAGCCTGGTCCGACGCACCGCGCTATTGGCTCGTCAATGCGCGCGTGCCCGTTTGTCTTCTCGCCGATCCCGCCGCTCTGGCGAATAAGGATCAAGAGGGTGTCGTGCGCGCCGATCTGCTGATCTCTGATGGCAAGATCGCGTGTATTGCGCCCGTGGGAGGTGTCAGCGATGATGGCGTCGCCCGCGTTGATCTCGGCGGCCGCCAAGTGTGGCCGACATTGATCGACATGCATGCGCATCTCGACAAGGGCCATTCGATCGAGCGCAATCCGAACGTCGACGGCACGTTCAACAATGCGCGGCTCGCTGCCGCCGCTGACCGGCCGAACTGGACGGCGGCGGACTTGCGCCGTCGCATGGGCTTCGGCCTGCGCTGCGCCCATGCGTACGGCGTATCGGCGATCCGCACGCATATCGACACCTATCAGGACACGGCCGAACGGAGCTGGCGGGTGCTGCGCGAGATGCGCGCTGAATGGGCCGGCAAGGTGGACTTGCAGGCAGTGTCGCTGTGCCCGCTCGAATTGCTAATGGATTCTTTTGGCGATCGCGTCGCCGAGATCGTCAAGGAGTCCGGGGGGCTCATCGGCGGCGTCACGCGCCCGGCCATCGGAACGCATGGCTCGACCAGTGCCAATATCGACGCGCAACTCGACCGGCTGTTCGCGCTGGCGATCCGCTACGATCTCAAGATCGACCTTCATATCGACGAGACCGGCGACCCGACCGCAACGACATTGCCCTTCGTGGCGCGCGCGGCGCTGCGTCACGGTTACAAGGGCCGCGTCGTCTGCGGACACTGCTGTAGCCTGGCAGTGCAGAGCGAGAGCGAGGTCGATCGTACGCTTGACTTGCTCGCCGAGGCTCAGATCGGCATCGTCACGCTGCCGACGGTGAACATGTATCTTCAGGACCGCCAGAGAGGCCGCACGCCGCGCTGGCGCGGCGTCACCGTGGTGCACGAGATGCTCAGGCGCGGCATCCGCGTCGCCGCTGCCGGCGACAATTGTCGCGACAGCTTCTATGCCTATGGTGATCACGACATGGTCGATACCTTCCGCCAGGCCGTGCGCATCCTGCATTTCGATCATCCGCTGGCGCAAGCGCCGTCGCTGGTCGGTGCCATGCCCTCGCGCATCGCCAAGTTCGACGGGCATGGCCTGATTGCGACGGGGGCATCGGCGCGGCTGATCGTGTTCAACGCACGCAGCATCAACGAGATTGTCAGCCGCCCCCAGACCGACCGTGTTGTGATCGAATGCGGCAAGCGACTCGCGGTGAGGGCGCCGGATTATTCCGAGTTGTGGGAGCATGACGAAGCGGCCCGTGCAGAGCGCGTACGGGTTGCCGGATAG
- a CDS encoding hypothetical protein (product_source=Hypo-rule applied) has translation MRRCKAWHGGAHHLDQVAWECIKRATGAHRELDGDGIDLEVVERNENEIAEDRPLLSAKEVRLKTNHRCQQIITTTKIDAFSYHSHLLTLLPSRITLDGWRK, from the coding sequence ATGCGCCGCTGCAAGGCTTGGCATGGCGGCGCGCATCACCTCGACCAGGTGGCTTGGGAATGCATCAAGCGTGCCACGGGCGCGCACCGTGAGCTTGATGGTGATGGGATCGACCTTGAGGTCGTGGAACGTAATGAAAACGAGATCGCCGAAGACCGGCCGCTGCTTAGCGCGAAGGAGGTTCGTCTAAAAACTAACCACCGATGCCAACAAATCATCACAACGACTAAAATTGATGCTTTCTCTTATCATTCGCATTTGCTGACATTGCTGCCAAGCCGGATCACACTCGACGGATGGCGCAAATGA
- a CDS encoding NitT/TauT family transport system substrate-binding protein (product_source=KO:K02051; cath_funfam=3.40.190.10; cleavage_site_network=SignalP-TM; cog=COG0715; ko=KO:K02051; pfam=PF09084; superfamily=53850; transmembrane_helix_parts=Inside_1_11,TMhelix_12_30,Outside_31_332) has translation MTKFTRITRPAFGIALLLNAAFVPSVALAADKITLLSSWFAQAEHGGFYQAKAAGLYEKAGLDVTIKMGGPQVNGMQLLLGGEADVVMGYDIQVLQSVAKGLPVVTVGASFQKDLQGMMTHDDIKSLADLKGKDILIASSSHATFWPWLKAKYGYGEGQAKAYTFNLQPFFVDPNVAQQAYPSSEPFQAVQKGVPVNFFLFADDGYPPYGTTMVTTTKLVAEKPDALKRFVRASMEGWKSYLTGDPAAANALIKADNPKMSDDQIAYGIKRMKELKVVDGGDAQTMGIGVMTDARWKATYDFMVAGGLLDKNVDYKKAFTTQFIDGMKIPMN, from the coding sequence ATGACCAAGTTCACGCGGATTACCCGACCTGCCTTCGGCATCGCCCTGCTTCTCAACGCCGCTTTCGTTCCCAGCGTCGCGCTCGCCGCAGACAAGATCACGCTGCTGTCGAGCTGGTTCGCCCAAGCCGAGCACGGCGGCTTCTATCAGGCCAAGGCCGCAGGCCTTTACGAGAAGGCTGGGCTCGACGTCACCATCAAGATGGGCGGCCCGCAAGTAAACGGCATGCAGCTTCTGCTCGGCGGTGAAGCCGACGTCGTCATGGGTTATGACATCCAGGTCCTGCAATCAGTTGCGAAAGGCCTTCCCGTCGTCACCGTCGGCGCGTCGTTCCAGAAAGACCTGCAAGGCATGATGACGCATGACGACATCAAGAGCCTCGCCGATCTCAAAGGCAAGGACATCCTGATCGCCAGTTCGAGCCACGCCACCTTTTGGCCGTGGCTGAAAGCCAAATACGGCTACGGCGAAGGTCAGGCCAAGGCCTACACCTTCAACCTGCAGCCATTTTTCGTCGATCCGAACGTCGCCCAGCAGGCCTATCCCTCATCCGAGCCGTTCCAGGCCGTCCAAAAGGGCGTGCCGGTCAATTTCTTCCTGTTTGCCGATGACGGCTATCCGCCCTACGGCACGACAATGGTGACCACGACCAAGCTGGTGGCCGAGAAGCCGGATGCGCTCAAGCGTTTCGTGCGCGCGTCGATGGAGGGCTGGAAGAGCTATCTCACCGGCGATCCCGCCGCCGCCAATGCGCTGATCAAGGCCGACAATCCGAAAATGAGCGATGATCAGATCGCCTACGGAATCAAGCGCATGAAGGAATTGAAGGTGGTCGACGGCGGCGACGCGCAGACCATGGGCATCGGCGTGATGACCGACGCGCGCTGGAAGGCGACCTATGACTTCATGGTGGCCGGCGGCCTGCTCGATAAGAACGTCGACTATAAGAAGGCATTCACGACGCAATTCATCGACGGCATGAAGATTCCGATGAACTGA
- a CDS encoding NitT/TauT family transport system permease protein (product_source=KO:K02050; cath_funfam=1.10.3720.10; cog=COG0600; ko=KO:K02050; pfam=PF00528; superfamily=161098; transmembrane_helix_parts=Inside_1_65,TMhelix_66_88,Outside_89_97,TMhelix_98_120,Inside_121_124,TMhelix_125_147,Outside_148_181,TMhelix_182_204,Inside_205_224,TMhelix_225_247,Outside_248_266), with amino-acid sequence MQRHRTRSALAEVLPPVVVGVIIVACWEAACRIFAIPVYLVPAPSAIAQAIATDTPGLMRALWSTLKVALIALGFATVIGSLLAFLFVQNRLIERSFFPYAVIMQVTPIVAIAPLIIILVKNTQVALIICATIIAVFPIISNTTIGLRSIESGHQNLFAINHATRLQSLIYLRIPSALPFFFAGLRIASGLALIGAVVAEFVAGTGGRSAGLAYEILQAGFQLEIPRMFAALFLITVTGILLFLVMVGLSKLALGRWHESEAEQDA; translated from the coding sequence ATGCAACGACACAGGACCCGGTCCGCCCTCGCCGAAGTGCTGCCGCCCGTGGTGGTCGGTGTCATTATCGTGGCGTGCTGGGAGGCTGCCTGCCGCATCTTCGCTATTCCCGTCTATCTTGTCCCGGCGCCCAGCGCCATCGCGCAGGCGATCGCCACCGACACGCCGGGGCTGATGCGGGCCCTGTGGAGCACGCTGAAAGTGGCGCTGATTGCACTCGGATTTGCGACTGTGATCGGCTCGCTCCTCGCCTTCCTGTTCGTGCAGAACAGGCTGATCGAGCGCAGCTTCTTCCCCTACGCGGTCATCATGCAGGTCACGCCGATCGTGGCCATTGCACCGCTGATCATCATCCTGGTGAAGAACACACAGGTCGCGCTGATCATCTGCGCCACCATCATCGCGGTTTTTCCCATCATCTCCAACACCACCATCGGCCTGCGCAGCATTGAGAGCGGGCACCAGAACCTGTTCGCCATCAATCACGCCACGCGTCTGCAGAGTCTCATTTATCTGCGCATCCCGAGCGCGCTGCCGTTTTTCTTCGCCGGCTTGCGCATCGCCAGCGGCCTGGCTCTGATCGGCGCGGTGGTCGCCGAATTCGTCGCTGGCACCGGCGGCCGAAGCGCGGGCCTGGCTTACGAAATTCTCCAGGCCGGCTTCCAGCTCGAGATCCCGCGCATGTTCGCCGCTCTGTTCCTGATCACCGTCACCGGCATCCTGTTGTTCCTGGTGATGGTCGGCCTGTCGAAGCTCGCGCTCGGCCGCTGGCACGAGAGCGAGGCCGAACAGGACGCCTGA